The following coding sequences are from one Helicoverpa zea isolate HzStark_Cry1AcR chromosome 4, ilHelZeax1.1, whole genome shotgun sequence window:
- the LOC124629605 gene encoding E3 ubiquitin-protein ligase Ufd4 isoform X4: MAEVDPETLLEWLLTGQGDERDMQLIALEQLCMLLLMSDNVDRCFESCPPRTFLPALCKIFLDECAPDNVLEVTARAITYYLDVSAECTRRIVAIEGAVKAICSRLLTVDPNNRTSKDLAEQCIKVLELVCTREAGAVWEGGGLPAVLHFITHHGTSVHKDTLHSAMAVVSRVCGKMEPGDARVGDAVSSLSALLRHNDARVADAALRCFASLADRFARAHADPAPLAEHGLIEELVRRLGSAESGDDKCSAPAVSTTVSLLSTLCRGSAQITHDLVRLELCSAVEAAVQADERWCLECMRLVDLLLVLLCEGRHAIQNGSTRNGSSTSGSSGSGGASGEGSSASGSGARGDKSHRQLIDCIRGKDTDALLAAVSSGAVDVNFTDDVGQTLLNWASAFGTREMVEFLCEKGADVNRGQRSSSLHYAACFGRPAIAKVLLRYGANADLRDEDGKTPLDKARERHDQGHREVAAILQCPGEWLVVGSHDSPSPTNDDDFPETGDKEMAAIYLERLVPVFCARYLGAGGAGVRRACLSLVRKMVHYAPARLLRALSRRRDPPAAALLTQLVAAVLDNAGELGARGRAPPRVLRSRYIRPPADDDDGHLIVLGIAEELMVKASDIYLEQFARLGVFSKVEGLAAAPAAFMSSDNDTSSTPGCSEDASCLSSGVGYSWAEWSLCRGRDALYVWSDAAALELSTGSNGWFRFLLDGKLATMYSSGSPEHQTDNTENRGEFIDKLQRARASVKNSVPQPILSKPGTSKLIIGNWALSCKKEKELQIHNTDGQQQTTILREDLPGFIFESNRGTKHSFTAETFLGPELASGWTDRRTVTPHNAVNASRSRLAAKAEALKAQVCERARALYSRHLANAATRQPRPPVARLRALLATMQRLATQPTDDWQRELNESLDQLTELLCGDELLSAYELQSSGLAPSLLQVLSPQANDAPGQAAARARLVRAWVSRRGGAAGGVLARRLVAVLESVERLPVLAPHGDAPPPAAGTLHHLTKRIRLRVERANDETTEDSTSNNGNNAGRNLKVEALTTVRQLERFLAKSVARQWYDMDRATFNFVQKIKAEAPITFTYEHDFDENGIIYFIGSNGGTCEWVNPGAHGLVSVWSSDGRQLPYGRAEDVLSRSPEPLNVHTNDDRRAFIALDLGLQVVPSAYTLRHARGYGRSALRNWLFQMSADGVTWSTLLSHSDEQTLQEPGSTATWRIRADAPYRYLRIQQNGKNASGQSHYLSLSGLEIYGKVVSVNEVGPRQCGGGGAAVGAGGGARARRWSRGARGVCAGARVLRGPDWKWRDQDGPHPALGTVTSDLHNGWVDVRWDHGGRNSYRMGAEGKFDLKVVSGGATGGDNKQGRKSHSTPSLPDATGADHQVSVASTEQASSADNISSEEMASNMSRPRTHATDLSAINNSTHHINTDLATIVESLTLGAESNNCMSDLGNTSFTNMEMGPTSITDITKPYPAKEPVPETNTQECEDNDAADGQYGDHKKDSQSGGSGAMSASEPDLTQQGAARLLESLGVGRGAGAGRGNNPQRAPRTNHSTSLFPSLVRLALSSNFPGGLLSAAQSYPSLVPNAQNALTLSLTSTSSESEQVSLEDFLESCRAPALLTELEDDDEGEDALDSDKENEPTYQEVSRNLLSLMEEEALEAVRGNSGQGSRQRKPWDDDFVLKRQFSALIPAFDPRPGRTNLNQTVDLEIPLNESSDGEESSSTETGGTSAGAGAGGGRLPALRLVLSAGGASVALERPAWTLYRAVLALTARLPLLDTHRDLTYTLTYKEIEGMETFASSSDSEDDEPCDPERGIAGAEGAEGAMATCCVRVLRRLRSAAPSLPAEAFVSTKLTNKLHQQLQEPLTLAAAATPLWCQQLNDWCPFLFPLETRQMFFACTAFGTSRTIVWLQAQRDRALDRQRSGNTVSPRRAELEATEFRMGRLRHERVRIPRQPDLLRSAMQVMRVHAGRKSVLEVEFAGEEGTGLGPTLEFYALVAAELQRADLAMWLSDAPAAAPDDSAPHHLVLPDEKPPGYYVTRAGGLFPAPLPQDSPICDTVCKYFWFLGVFLAKVLQDGRLVDLPISEPFLRIMCGEELTNDCLEEIDPIRHRFLQSVVAAAEQYDSIMRDPTLDEDERSAQVAALTVEGATFEQLALTMTHVAAHADPAVAVQPLCDNGENIEVGGHNARAYAESSARWMVRGGVRRQTAAFRRGFGAVFPPRRLRAFCAAELRLLLCGERGPVWTRDHLLQYTEPKLGYTRDSPGFLRLVDVLVEMSLRERKAFLQFATGCSSLPPGGLANLHPRLTVVRKVDAGDGSYPSVNTCVHYLKLPEYSCKEVLRERLLAATNERGFHLN, from the exons ATGGCGGAAGTGGATCCAGAAACATTATTAGAATGGCTGCTGACTGGGCAGGGTGATGAGCGTGACATGCAGCTCATTGCTCTTGAACAACTGTGCATGTTGCTGCTCATGTCTGACAATGTTGATAGATGCTTTGAAAG cTGTCCTCCAAGAACATTTCTTCCAGCATTGTGTAAAATATTCTTAGATGAATGTGCACCAGACAATGTGTTGGAAGTGACAGCCAGAGCTATTACTTACTATTTGGATGTGTCTG CTGAATGTACAAGACGGATAGTGGCTATTGAAGGAGCAGTGAAGGCCATTTGTAGCAGACTGCTCACAGTTGATCCTAACAATCGCACCAGCAAGGACCTTGCTGAGCAGTGCATTAAA GTATTGGAATTGGTGTGCACCAGAGAAGCAGGTGCCGTGTGGGAAGGTGGTGGCCTCCCTGCTGTTTTACATTTCATTACACATCATGGTACATCTGTGCACAAGGATACACTTCACTCAGCCATGGCAGTTGTTTCAAG GGTTTGTGGCAAAATGGAGCCGGGTGATGCACGCGTGGGCGATGCGGTGTCGTCACTGTCGGCGCTGCTGCGTCACAATGACGCCCGAGTGGCCGACGCTGCTCTGCGCTGCTTTGCCTCTCTAGCTGATCGGTTTGCTCGCGCGCATGCTGACCCAGCCCCTCTTGCTGAGCATG GTTTGATTGAGGAACTAGTTCGCCGATTGGGAAGTGCTGAAAGTGGTGATGATAAGTGTTCAGCTCCTGCAGTATCCACCACAGTCAGTCTGCTCTCCACACTATGCCGAGGTTCTGCACAGATCACACAT GACCTCGTCCGCCTGGAGTTGTGCTCAGCTGTGGAGGCAGCTGTGCAGGCCGATGAGCGCTGGTGTCTCGAATGTATGCGTCTCGTTGATCTGTTGCTTGTGCTCTTGTGTGAAGGACGGCACGCCATACAAAA TGGTTCAACTCGAAACGGGAGTTCGACATCTGGGTCGAGCGGCTCTGGCGGCGCGAGCGGCGAGGGCTCGTCGGCGAGCGGCAGCGGCGCCCGCGGCGACAAGTCGCACCGGCAGCTCATCGACTGCATCCGCGGCAAGGACACGGACGCGCTGCTCGCCGCCGTCTCCAGCGGCGCCGTCGACGTCAACTTCACTGACGACGTCGGACAAACATTGCTCAACTGGGCCTCGGCTTTCGGTACCAGGGAAATGGTCGAGTTCCTGTGTGAAAAAG GTGCTGATGTAAACCGTGGTCAACGTAGTTCATCTCTGCACTACGCGGCGTGCTTCGGTCGCCCCGCTATCGCCAAGGTGCTCCTTCGCTACGGGGCTAATGCGGATTTGCGAGATGAGGACGGCAAGACACCACTTGATAAGGCTCGCGAAAGACACGATCAAG GTCACAGGGAAGTGGCAGCTATTCTTCAGTGCCCTGGCGAGTGGTTGGTTGTCGGTAGTCACGACTCACCATCACCTaccaatgatgatgattttccTGAAACTGGAGACAAGGAAATGGCAGCAATTTACCTAGA ACGGCTGGTGCCGGTGTTCTGCGCGCGCTACctgggcgcgggcggcgcgggcgtgcGGCGCGCGTGCCTGTCGCTGGTGCGCAAGATGGTGCACTACGCGCCCGCCCGCCTGCTGCGCGCGCTGTCCCGCCGCCGCGacccgcccgccgccgcgctgctCACGCAGCTCGtcgccgccgtgctcgacaACGCC GGCGAGCTGGGCGCGAGAggccgcgcgccgccgcgaGTGCTGCGCAGCCGCTATATCCGCCCGCCTGCG GACGACGACGACGGTCACCTCATAGTGCTGGGTATCGCAGAAGAGCTCATGGTGAAGGCATCCGACATATACCTGGAGCAGTTCGCGCGTCTCGGCGTCTTCAGCAAGGTGGAGGGGCTGGCCGCTGCGCCGGCTGCTTTCATGTCTTCTGATAATGACACTTCTAGTACTCCGG GTTGCAGTGAAGACGCGTCGTGCCTGTCAAGCGGCGTGGGCTACTCGTGGGCGGAGTGGTCGCTGTGCCGCGGCCGCGACGCGCTCTACGTGTGGAGTGACGCGGCCGCGCTCGAGCTCAGCACCGGCAGTAATGGCTGGTTCCGCTTCCTGCTCGACGGCAAACTGGCCACTATGTACTCCAGCGGCAGCCCTGAACATCAGACTGATAATACTG AAAACCGTGGTGAATTTATCGACAAACTGCAAAGAGCTCGAGCCTCAGTAAAGAATTCGGTCCCACAACCGATTCTTTCGAAGCCAGGGACGTCTAAATTGATTATTGGTAACTGGGCTCTTTCCTGCAAAAA AGAAAAAGAATTACAAATCCACAACACAGATGGTCAGCAACAGACTACAATACTCAGAGAAGACTTGcctggttttatttttgaatcgaACAGGGGAACCAAACACTCATTTACTGCTGAAACCTTTTTAG GTCCCGAGTTGGCAAGCGGCTGGACAGACCGCAGGACTGTGACACCTCATAATGCAGTAAATGCAAGTCGATCACGATTGGCAGCTAAAGCAGAAGCATTGAAAGCACAG GTGTGCGAGCGAGCCCGCGCGCTGTACTCGCGGCACCTGGCCAACGCCGCCACGCGCCAGCCGCGCCCGCCCGTCGCCCGGCTGCGGGCCCTGCTCGCCACCATGCAGCGCCTCGCCACGCAGCCCACAG ACGACTGGCAGCGCGAGCTGAATGAGTCCCTCGATCAACTGACTGAGCTGTTGTGTGGAGACGAACTGCTCTCAGCGTACGAATTGCAGTCCAGTGGTCTAGCGCCTTCCTTGCTGCAAGTGCTTTCACCACAAGCGAACG ACGCGCCGGGTcaggcggcggcgcgcgcgcggctGGTGCGCGCGTGGGTgtcgcggcgcggcggcgcggcgggcggcgtgCTGGCGCGGCGCCTGGTGGCCGTGCTGGAGAGCGTGGAGCGCCTGCCCGTGCTGGCGCCGCACGGcgacgcgccgccgcccgcggcCGGCACGCTGCACCACCTCACCAAGCGCATCAG GTTGCGTGTCGAGCGTGCAAACGATGAAACTACCGAGGACTCAACGTCGAACAACGGCAACAACGCCGGCCGCAATCTGAAAGTAGAGGCGTTGACGACTGTACGACAGCTAGAGAGGTTCCTCGCCAAGTCGGTCGCCCGCCAGTGGTACGATATGGACCGCGCCACATTTAACTTCGTACAGAAGATCAAAGCCGAGGCGCCCATTACATTTACATACGAA caTGATTTCGACGAGAATGGAATCATTTACTTTATTGGCAGCAATGGAGGCACATGCGAATGGGTAAATCCCGGTGCCCACGGTCTGGTCAGTGTTTGGTCGTCTGACGGCAGACAGTTGCCGTACGGTCGCGCCGAGGATGTGCTCTCGAGGTCCCCGGAGCCTCTAAATGTACACACGAACGATGATAGACGAGCGTTCATAGCGTTAGATTTGGGTTTACAAGTAGTGCCTTCAGCGTACACTTTACGTCACGCTCGCGGCTATGGGCGTTCAGCGCTCAGAAATTGGCTATTTCAA ATGTCAGCTGACGGCGTGACATGGAGCACGCTGTTGTCGCACAGCGACGAACAAACGTTACAGGAGCCGGGCAGTACGGCCACGTGGCGGATCCGCGCCGACGCGCCGTATCGATACCTCAGGATACAGCAGAACGGAAAGAATGCCAGCGGACAGAGCCATTATCTGTCACTCTCCGGCCTTGAGATTTATGGCAAA GTGGTGAGCGTGAACGAGGTGGGTCCGCGTcagtgcggcggcggcggcgcggcggtggGGGCTGGGggcggggcgcgggcgcggcgctggTCGCGCGGGGCCCGCGGGGTCTGCGCGGGCGCGCGGGTGCTGCGCGGCCCCGACTGGAAGTGGCGCGACCAGGACGGCCCGCATCCCGCGCTCGGCACCGTCACCTCTGACCTGCACAATGGATGGGTCGATGTCAG GTGGGACCATGGAGGACGCAACTCCTACCGAATGGGTGCGGAGGGCAAATTCGACCTAAAGGTGGTGAGCGGTGGCGCCACCGGCGGCGATAACAAACAAGGCCGCAAGAGCCACTCCACTCCCAGCCTGCCTGATGCTACGGGCGCCGACCATCAG GTATCAGTAGCATCGACCGAGCAAGCGTCGTCGGCGGACAACATATCGAGCGAGGAGATGGCGAGCAACATGTCGCGGCCCCGCACCCACGCGACTGACCTCTCTGCTATCAACAATTCTACGCACCATATTAATACAG ATCTAGCAACAATTGTAGAATCGCTGACACTTGGAGCGGAGAGCAATAATTGCATGTCCGATTTGGGCAACACATCCTTCACAAATATGGAAATGGGCCCCACAAGTATTACCGACATCACCAAACCCTACCCAGCCAAAGAACCGGTACCAGAAACTAATACTCAAGAG TGTGAGGACAACGACGCTGCCGATGGTCAGTATGGTGACCACAAGAAAGACAGTCAGTCCGGTGGCTCAGGCGCAATGAGCGCTAGCGAACCAGATTTAACTCAACAG GGTGCCGCAAGGCTGTTGGAATCTCTAGGAGTGGGTCGCGGCGCGGGTGCCGGTCGCGGCAACAACCCACAGCGTGCTCCTCGGACTAACCACTCCACTAGCCTATTCCCAAG TTTGGTGCGCCTCGCTCTCTCAAGCAACTTCCCTGGAGGACTACTCTCAGCTGCTCAAAGCTACCCGTCGCTGGTTCCAAACGCACAAAATGCTCTGACCCTGTCTCTCACGTCCACGTCGAGTGAAAGTGAAcag GTGTCGTTAGAAGACTTCCTGGAGTCGTGTCGCGCTCCCGCCTTGCTGACGGAGCTGGAGGACGACGATGAAGGCGAAGACGCGCTCGATAGTGATAAGGAAAACGAACCCACATATCAAGAG GTCTCACGGAATCTGCTGTCATTGATGGAAGAAGAAGCTTTGGAAGCGGTTCGAGGTAACAGTGGCCAGGGTAGCCGCCAGCGTAAACCATGGGACGATGATTTCGTTTTAAAACGACAGTTCTCAGCGCTCATACCGGCGTTCGACCCTCGACCTGGAAGAACTAATCTGAACCAAACTGTTG ATCTGGAAATCCCTCTGAACGAGTCATCGgacggtgaggagagcagcagcACGGAGACGGGCGGCACGAGCGCGGgtgcgggcgcgggcggcgggcggcTGCCGGCGCTGCGGCTGGTGCtgagcgcgggcggcgcgtcggTGGCGCTGGAGCGGCCGGCCTGGACGCTGTACCGCGCCGTACTGGCGCTGACTGCTCGGCTGCCGCTGCTCGACACGCACCGCGACCTCACATACAC ATTAACATACAAGGAAATTGAGGGCATGGAAACATTCGCCTCTTCCAGCGACAGCGAGGATGACGAACCGTGCGATCCGG AGCGCGGAATCGCGGGTGCAGAGGGTGCGGAAGGCGCGATGGCGACGTGCTGCGTGCGCGTGCTGCGGCGCCTGCGCAGTGCCGCGCCCTCGCTGCCGGCCGAGGCCTTCGTGTCTACCAAGCTTACTAACAAACTGCACCAGCAGCTGCAAGAACCTCTCACTCTTGCCGCCGCTGCCACGCCGCTGTG GTGCCAGCAGTTGAACGATTGGTGTCCGTTCCTGTTCCCTCTAGAGACACGCCAAATGTTCTTCGCGTGCACTGCCTTTGGAACGTCTCGCACTATCGTCTGGTTGCAGGCTCAGCGGGATCGCGCTCTCGATAGACAAAG ATCTGGTAACACGGTGTCTCCGCGCCGTGCTGAGCTCGAAGCGACAGAGTTCCGCATGGGTCGCCTGCGGCACGAGCGAGTGCGGATACCGCGCCAGCCGGACCTGCTGCGCTCTGCTATGCAG GTGATGCGCGTGCACGCGGGCCGCAAGTCGGTGCTGGAGGTGGAGTTCGCGGGCGAGGAGGGCACGGGGCTGGGCCCCACGCTGGAGTTCTACGCGCTCGTGGCGGCCGAGCTGCAGCGCGCCGACCTCGCCATGTGGCTCAGCgacgcgcccgccgccgcgcccgacgACTCCGCGCCGCACCACCTCGTGCTGCCCGACG AGAAACCGCCGGGATACTACGTGACCCGTGCAGGCGGTCTGTTCCCAGCGCCGCTCCCTCAAGACTCCCCCATCTGTGATACAGTTTGCAAATATTTCTGGTTCTTAGGAGTATTTTTAGctaag GTTCTGCAGGACGGGCGGCTCGTCGATTTACCGATCTCAGAGCCCTTCCTGCGTATTATGTGCGGCGAGGAATTGACCAATGACTGTTTAGAGGAGATTGATCCAATCAGGCATCG GTTCCTGCAGAGCGTGGTAGCGGCTGCAGAGCAGTACGACAGCATCATGCGCGACCCCACCCTGGACGAAGACGAGCGCAGTGCTCAAGTCGCCGCGCTCACCGTGGAGGGCGCCACCTTCGAGCAGCTCGCGCTCACCATGACGCACGTGGCGGCCCACGCCGACCCCGCCGTCGCCGTGCAGCCGCTCTGCGACAACGGCGAGAACATCGAG GTGGGAGGACACAACGCGCGCGCGTACGCGGAGAGCAGCGCGCGCTGGATGGTGCGCGGCGGCGTGCGGCGCCAGACCGCCGCCTTCCGCCGCGGCTTCGGCGCCGTGTtcccgccgcgccgcctgcgcgccttCTGCGCCGCCGAGCTGCGCCTGCTGCTGTGCGGCGAGCGCGGGCCCGTGTGGACGCGCGACCACCTGCTGCAGTACACCGAGCCCAAGCTCGGCTACACGCGCGACAG